A genomic region of Streptosporangium lutulentum contains the following coding sequences:
- a CDS encoding lactate utilization protein B gives MSGGNNTFLGMPAFPENAAAAVQNSQLRFNLRKATHTIRGKRAGVVAELPDWMELRQAGKEIKDHTLRNLERYLLQLEEAVTEAGGHVHWAADADEANRIVADLVKATGETSVVKVKSIATQEIGLNEALQAEGITAYETDLAELIVQLGDDWPSHILVPAIHRNRSEIREIFQDKMADWGRAAPEGLTDEPSALAEAARLHLRERFLSTKVAVSGANFMIAETGTLVILESEGNGRMCLTLPETLISVVGIEKLLPSWRDLEVFLQLLPRSSTGERMNPYTSAWTGAVEGQEFHLVLLDNGRTQVLADEVGRQALRCIRCSACLNVCPVYERAGGHSYGSVYPGPIGAILTPQLRGMSSAVDASLPYASTLCGACFEVCPVAIDIPEVLVHLRGKAPHARAERLGMRAAGWVLNRPGRLGRTQRLGSRLRRFVPKRLPGPLSGWTNTRDIPDIPAESFRDWWNRTDGGAR, from the coding sequence ATGAGCGGGGGCAACAACACATTCCTCGGCATGCCCGCGTTTCCCGAGAACGCCGCGGCGGCCGTACAGAACTCGCAGCTCAGGTTCAACCTCCGCAAGGCCACGCACACGATCCGCGGCAAGCGGGCCGGCGTGGTCGCCGAGTTGCCCGACTGGATGGAGCTCCGCCAGGCGGGCAAGGAGATCAAGGACCACACCCTGCGCAACCTGGAGCGCTACCTCCTCCAGCTGGAGGAGGCCGTCACCGAGGCGGGCGGCCACGTTCACTGGGCGGCCGACGCGGATGAGGCCAACCGGATCGTCGCCGATCTGGTCAAGGCCACCGGCGAGACCAGCGTGGTCAAGGTCAAGTCGATCGCGACCCAGGAGATCGGCCTCAACGAGGCCCTCCAGGCGGAGGGCATCACCGCCTACGAAACCGACCTGGCCGAGCTGATCGTGCAGCTCGGCGACGACTGGCCCTCGCACATCCTGGTTCCGGCGATCCACCGGAACCGTTCGGAGATCCGCGAGATCTTCCAGGACAAGATGGCCGACTGGGGTCGCGCGGCACCCGAGGGGCTGACCGACGAGCCCAGCGCACTCGCCGAGGCGGCCCGGCTCCACCTGCGAGAGCGCTTCCTGTCGACCAAGGTCGCGGTCTCCGGCGCCAACTTCATGATCGCCGAGACCGGCACGCTGGTGATCCTGGAGTCCGAGGGCAACGGCCGGATGTGCCTCACCCTGCCCGAGACGCTGATCAGCGTGGTCGGCATCGAGAAGCTGCTGCCGAGCTGGCGGGACCTGGAGGTCTTCCTCCAGCTTCTGCCCAGGAGCTCCACCGGCGAGCGGATGAACCCCTACACCTCCGCCTGGACCGGCGCGGTCGAAGGCCAGGAGTTCCACCTCGTCCTGCTCGACAACGGCCGCACCCAGGTCCTGGCCGACGAGGTCGGCCGCCAGGCGCTGAGGTGCATCCGCTGTTCGGCCTGCCTGAACGTCTGCCCGGTCTACGAACGCGCGGGCGGCCACTCCTACGGTTCGGTCTACCCCGGCCCGATCGGTGCGATCCTCACCCCGCAGCTGCGGGGAATGAGCTCCGCGGTGGACGCGTCCCTGCCCTACGCCTCCACGCTCTGCGGCGCCTGCTTCGAGGTCTGCCCGGTGGCGATCGACATCCCGGAGGTCCTGGTCCACCTGCGGGGCAAGGCCCCCCACGCGCGTGCCGAACGCCTGGGCATGCGGGCCGCCGGATGGGTGCTCAACCGTCCGGGACGGCTGGGGCGCACCCAGCGCCTCGGTAGTCGTCTCCGTAGGTTCGTCCCCAAACGCCTCCCCGGACCGCTGTCCGGCTGGACCAACACCCGCGACATCCCCGACATCCCCGCCGAGTCCTTCCGCGACTGGTGGAACCGTACCGATGGAGGCGCCCGATGA
- a CDS encoding dynamin family protein, with the protein MDAPPLRASKADASEDGPEADAEPDVAGIGPDSSGTDMGPDVVVLDSETDFDAESSSSSASDSDASDPDPDPGSRDETDASDLGSSETDASGLDLDSEDEPDASGLDLGSEDETDPGLGSDPGLGSEAGPGFEDGDETDEETDGAAEGDEEGAEEAKGDRVREIPLPDVVSEALTNALTALRGSVTDLRFNLDLPGAEEARRTQSEILAQLDDYVIPRVHMSTAPALVVIAGSTGAGKSTLLNTLANAKVSATGVRRPTTGTPVLACHPDDHEWFAEGDLLGSLRRQSEPDSEAAPGSLVLVSTERLPPGVALLDTPDIDSVVEEHHEIAHRMLDAADLWIFVTTAARYADAPAWRLLRLAKERGARMAIVLSRVSPLSREVVTKHFVRMLTEYGLGEVDRFVINEGRTTDGMLPDHEVTELRLWLTELSVDDRRRAQAVQTTLTGALNSFRTRIPALARQLEAQVAFRSDLRTDVDAAYIHALAEIEEATRNGSLLRGEVLARWQDFAGSGDLMRTLHLRKPGRLTGKATQQAPERLSALKSALRAGLESVVVSAAQRAAEETAARWLHRQEAGEKALIATPGLGRASDDLLRKVGRVIGAWQDHITELIRTEGVTKRSVARVVSFDVESLALILTVELFGNGSAEAGGIAGALPQRLVHALLGAESLRNIGVKARSDLRARIGMLFDDETSRYVQALDGAGVPDESAATRLYQATYNLEVAR; encoded by the coding sequence GTGGACGCGCCTCCTCTCCGCGCGAGCAAGGCGGACGCGAGCGAAGACGGACCCGAGGCGGATGCGGAGCCGGACGTGGCGGGCATCGGCCCGGACTCCTCCGGTACGGACATGGGCCCGGACGTCGTCGTCCTCGACTCCGAGACCGACTTCGACGCCGAATCCAGTTCGAGCTCTGCTTCCGACTCCGACGCTTCCGATCCCGACCCCGACCCCGGCTCCAGGGATGAGACCGACGCTTCCGACCTCGGCTCTTCCGAGACCGATGCTTCCGGCCTCGACCTCGACTCCGAGGACGAGCCTGACGCTTCCGGCCTCGACCTCGGCTCCGAGGATGAGACCGACCCCGGCCTCGGCTCCGACCCCGGCCTCGGCTCCGAGGCGGGTCCCGGTTTTGAGGACGGCGACGAGACCGACGAAGAGACCGACGGTGCGGCCGAGGGCGACGAGGAAGGAGCGGAGGAGGCGAAGGGCGACCGGGTGCGGGAGATCCCGCTGCCGGACGTCGTCTCCGAAGCCCTGACCAACGCGCTCACCGCCCTGCGCGGCAGCGTCACCGATCTCCGTTTCAACCTGGACCTCCCGGGTGCCGAGGAGGCCAGGCGGACCCAGAGCGAGATCCTGGCCCAGCTCGACGACTACGTCATTCCTCGGGTCCACATGAGCACGGCCCCGGCGCTCGTCGTCATCGCGGGCTCGACCGGAGCGGGCAAATCCACACTTCTCAACACCCTGGCCAATGCCAAGGTCAGCGCCACCGGCGTGCGCCGCCCCACCACCGGCACGCCGGTTCTCGCCTGCCACCCCGACGACCACGAGTGGTTCGCCGAGGGCGACCTGCTCGGCAGTCTGCGGAGGCAGAGCGAGCCCGACTCCGAGGCGGCTCCCGGCAGCCTCGTGCTCGTCTCCACGGAGCGCCTCCCCCCGGGGGTGGCGTTACTCGACACCCCGGACATCGACTCGGTCGTCGAGGAGCACCACGAGATCGCTCACCGCATGCTCGACGCGGCCGACCTGTGGATCTTCGTCACGACCGCGGCCCGCTACGCCGACGCGCCGGCCTGGCGCCTGCTCCGCCTGGCCAAGGAGCGCGGGGCGCGGATGGCCATCGTGCTCTCCCGGGTGTCGCCCCTGTCCCGCGAGGTGGTCACCAAACACTTCGTCAGGATGCTGACCGAGTACGGCCTCGGTGAGGTCGACCGGTTCGTCATCAACGAGGGCAGGACCACCGACGGAATGCTTCCCGACCACGAGGTCACCGAGCTCCGGCTCTGGCTGACCGAGCTGTCGGTCGACGACCGGCGGCGGGCGCAGGCCGTACAGACGACCCTGACCGGAGCGTTGAACAGCTTCCGCACCCGTATCCCCGCGCTGGCCAGGCAACTGGAGGCCCAGGTCGCCTTCAGGAGCGATCTCCGTACCGACGTGGACGCCGCGTACATCCACGCGCTGGCCGAGATCGAGGAGGCCACCAGGAACGGCTCTCTGCTCCGCGGAGAGGTGCTCGCCCGGTGGCAGGACTTCGCCGGGTCGGGCGATCTCATGCGGACTCTGCACCTGCGCAAGCCCGGTCGCCTCACGGGGAAGGCGACCCAGCAGGCCCCCGAGCGGCTCAGCGCGCTCAAGTCCGCGCTGCGGGCGGGGCTGGAGTCGGTTGTCGTATCGGCGGCGCAGCGGGCCGCGGAGGAGACCGCCGCTCGCTGGCTGCACCGCCAGGAAGCGGGGGAGAAGGCCCTGATCGCCACCCCGGGCCTCGGCCGCGCCTCCGACGATCTCCTGCGCAAGGTCGGCCGGGTCATCGGCGCCTGGCAGGACCACATCACCGAACTGATCCGGACCGAGGGCGTGACCAAGCGGTCGGTCGCCAGAGTGGTCTCGTTCGATGTCGAGTCCCTGGCGCTGATCCTGACCGTCGAGCTGTTCGGCAACGGGTCAGCCGAGGCCGGGGGCATCGCCGGGGCGTTACCGCAGCGGCTGGTGCACGCGTTGCTCGGTGCCGAGTCGTTACGCAACATCGGCGTCAAGGCCCGAAGCGATCTCCGCGCCCGGATCGGCATGCTGTTCGACGACGAGACGTCGCGCTATGTCCAGGCCCTTGACGGGGCGGGCGTGCCGGACGAATCCGCTGCCACCCGCCTCTACCAGGCAACGTACAACCTCGAGGTCGCCCGATGA
- the cobA gene encoding uroporphyrinogen-III C-methyltransferase, producing MSPYLLGLRLSGRRVLVIGGGRVAQRRVPALLEAGALVTVISTSVTHALDDLIATGRVVWEARPYQVGDLDGAWLVHACTDDRAVNTAVAAEAEAKRIWCVRADDKDASAAWTPASGKVDEIGVAVTAGGDPRRAAGIRDAVVEALRDGTVDARRNRTKPVGVALVGGGPGDPGLITVRGRQLLAQADVVVADRLAPQALLDELSPDVELIDAAKIPYGRYMAQEKINELLIQHAKQGKFVVRLKGGDPFVFGRGGEEMLACAREGIPVIVVPGITSPVAVPAAANVPVTHRGVSQEFHVISVHVPPGDEKSTVDWPNLARSAGTLVLMMAVERIGAIAETLIRDGRSPETPVMVVQDGTLPTQRALYATLSTVAERVTAAGIRPPAIVIVGDVVKVGQEVEMVRAERVP from the coding sequence ATGTCGCCCTACCTGCTCGGTTTGCGCCTATCCGGGCGGCGGGTGCTCGTCATCGGTGGTGGACGCGTCGCCCAGCGGCGGGTTCCGGCGCTGCTGGAAGCGGGCGCCCTGGTCACCGTCATCTCGACGAGTGTCACGCACGCTCTCGACGATCTCATCGCCACCGGCCGCGTGGTCTGGGAGGCCCGGCCGTATCAGGTCGGTGACCTGGACGGGGCCTGGCTGGTCCATGCCTGTACCGACGACCGCGCGGTGAACACCGCGGTGGCCGCCGAGGCCGAGGCCAAGCGGATCTGGTGCGTGCGCGCCGACGACAAGGACGCGTCGGCCGCCTGGACCCCCGCCAGCGGCAAAGTGGACGAGATCGGCGTGGCGGTCACCGCGGGCGGCGACCCCCGGCGGGCGGCCGGGATCAGGGACGCCGTCGTGGAGGCGCTCCGCGACGGTACGGTCGACGCCCGGCGCAACCGCACCAAGCCCGTCGGCGTCGCCCTGGTCGGCGGCGGGCCCGGCGATCCCGGACTGATCACGGTCCGGGGGCGGCAACTGCTCGCCCAGGCGGACGTGGTCGTCGCCGACCGGCTCGCCCCGCAGGCCCTGCTCGACGAGCTGTCCCCGGACGTCGAGCTGATCGACGCCGCGAAGATCCCCTACGGCCGTTACATGGCCCAGGAGAAGATCAACGAGCTGCTGATCCAGCACGCCAAGCAGGGCAAGTTCGTGGTCCGGCTCAAGGGCGGCGACCCGTTCGTCTTCGGGCGGGGCGGCGAGGAGATGCTCGCCTGTGCCCGAGAGGGCATTCCGGTCATCGTGGTCCCCGGAATCACCAGCCCGGTCGCGGTGCCCGCCGCGGCCAACGTACCGGTGACGCACCGCGGCGTGAGCCAGGAGTTCCATGTGATCTCCGTGCACGTTCCGCCGGGTGACGAGAAATCCACCGTCGACTGGCCGAATCTGGCAAGATCCGCTGGGACCCTGGTGCTCATGATGGCCGTTGAGCGAATCGGCGCAATCGCCGAAACGCTCATCCGAGACGGACGTTCGCCAGAAACTCCCGTAATGGTGGTACAGGACGGTACTCTTCCCACCCAGCGAGCTCTTTACGCCACGCTCTCCACCGTGGCGGAGCGCGTGACCGCGGCTGGGATTCGGCCACCTGCGATCGTGATCGTCGGCGATGTCGTGAAGGTCGGCCAGGAGGTCGAGATGGTTCGAGCGGAGCGCGTACCGTGA
- a CDS encoding sirohydrochlorin chelatase — protein MKPPLLLIEQGSHYDNGSAEFGRFIHRLRCRLDQTAADVSGGYIARARPRLSDSVSSLIARGHHRMVTLPMSLTGDAWLGADIPSAMAREQERHPMLTCDHGRPLGSDPRILSLLAERLADAAAEVASLRLVPAAAGPLDEEPEHIDIGETAVVLVGDGSTDPATNADVHRVSRLFWETHAHEYMTVETAFISLTPPGVPGGIERCRRLGAKRVILVPYLLFAGGLLDRVWAQAMAYSAGHSDLDVRCADVIGDCEGLADVVIERYEEALSGIAW, from the coding sequence ATGAAACCGCCTCTGCTGCTCATCGAGCAGGGCTCGCACTATGACAACGGATCAGCTGAATTCGGTAGATTCATTCACCGCCTTCGCTGTCGCCTGGATCAGACGGCGGCCGATGTGTCCGGCGGATACATCGCCAGAGCCAGGCCCCGTCTCAGCGACTCGGTCTCCTCTCTGATCGCGCGCGGGCACCACCGGATGGTGACGTTGCCGATGAGCCTCACGGGAGACGCGTGGCTGGGCGCCGACATCCCCTCCGCGATGGCCCGTGAGCAGGAGAGACATCCCATGCTCACCTGCGACCACGGTCGTCCGCTGGGTTCGGATCCCCGCATCCTGTCGCTGCTCGCCGAGCGTCTGGCCGACGCCGCGGCCGAGGTGGCCAGTCTCCGGCTGGTCCCGGCGGCGGCGGGGCCGCTCGACGAGGAGCCCGAGCACATCGACATCGGCGAGACCGCCGTGGTCCTGGTCGGCGACGGCTCCACCGACCCGGCCACCAACGCCGACGTGCACCGCGTCTCCCGCCTGTTCTGGGAGACCCACGCCCACGAGTACATGACCGTGGAGACCGCCTTCATCTCCCTCACCCCGCCCGGCGTCCCCGGGGGCATCGAGCGCTGCCGCCGCCTCGGCGCCAAGCGCGTGATCCTCGTGCCCTACCTGCTGTTCGCCGGTGGCCTGCTGGATCGCGTCTGGGCCCAGGCCATGGCCTACTCCGCGGGCCACTCCGACCTGGACGTCCGCTGCGCCGACGTCATCGGCGACTGCGAAGGGCTGGCCGACGTGGTCATCGAACGCTACGAGGAGGCGCTCAGTGGCATCGCCTGGTGA
- a CDS encoding LutC/YkgG family protein, with amino-acid sequence MSGGAAGPQPGLEPPAEARGRDSRDHRGPQASARSRELILSRIRAAVAGAPDVEITRAYRTSSDLAGVVELFAERVADYRAVVHVADPGEVAGVITSALERRAVTRVVVPDGLPAEWAAGVEAARVAEAVRSGSGAGAVRSVRDEPALSAAELDAVDGVITGCAVGIAETGTIVLDAGAAQGRRALTLVPDYHLCVVRVGQIVAGVPEAVARLDPVRPLTWISGPSATSDIELNRVEGVHGPRTLEVVIVR; translated from the coding sequence ATGAGCGGCGGAGCAGCCGGACCCCAGCCCGGCCTCGAACCCCCGGCGGAGGCACGGGGGCGGGACTCGCGAGATCACCGGGGACCCCAGGCGAGCGCGAGAAGCAGGGAGCTGATCCTGTCGAGGATCCGCGCGGCCGTGGCCGGAGCCCCCGACGTCGAGATCACCCGGGCCTACCGTACGTCGTCGGACCTGGCCGGGGTGGTGGAGCTGTTCGCCGAGAGGGTGGCCGACTACCGGGCCGTGGTGCACGTGGCGGACCCCGGCGAGGTGGCGGGAGTGATCACGTCCGCGCTGGAGCGGCGGGCGGTCACCCGGGTGGTGGTGCCGGACGGGCTGCCCGCCGAATGGGCGGCGGGGGTGGAGGCGGCTCGCGTGGCGGAGGCCGTGCGGTCCGGCTCCGGAGCGGGGGCCGTGCGGTCCGTGCGGGACGAGCCCGCGCTGAGCGCGGCGGAGCTCGACGCGGTCGACGGGGTGATCACCGGGTGCGCGGTGGGGATCGCCGAGACCGGCACGATCGTGCTGGACGCGGGAGCGGCCCAGGGGCGGCGGGCGCTGACCCTGGTGCCGGACTACCACCTGTGCGTGGTGCGGGTAGGGCAGATCGTGGCGGGTGTGCCCGAGGCCGTCGCCCGGCTCGACCCCGTCAGGCCGCTGACCTGGATCAGCGGTCCCTCGGCGACCAGCGACATCGAGCTGAACCGCGTCGAGGGCGTGCACGGTCCGCGCACGCTCGAGGTCGTGATCGTCCGCTGA
- a CDS encoding GNAT family N-acetyltransferase, with protein MTAFAPDLSVTTERLVLRRFAPGDESRIREVVGARVRFLPPNAPGHRSGISQWLAHGVHELHRSGQGVHLAMEAEGLIVGAVSLYKTLWGAGTTEVGYGVHPLHRGRGYAPEAVRGLAARVFATTTLHRIELRANLDNTASLRVAEKAGFVREGVLRAAGTNADGPCDLVVFGLLRTDRA; from the coding sequence ATGACCGCCTTCGCCCCCGATCTGTCCGTCACGACCGAACGGCTCGTGCTCCGCCGCTTCGCCCCCGGCGACGAGAGCCGCATCCGTGAGGTGGTGGGGGCGCGGGTCCGGTTCCTTCCGCCCAACGCTCCCGGCCACCGGTCCGGCATCTCCCAGTGGCTCGCCCACGGGGTGCACGAGCTGCACCGCTCGGGCCAGGGCGTGCACCTGGCGATGGAGGCCGAAGGGCTCATCGTGGGCGCGGTCAGCCTGTACAAGACCCTTTGGGGCGCGGGAACCACCGAGGTGGGGTACGGCGTGCACCCGCTGCACCGGGGCCGGGGATATGCCCCCGAGGCCGTGCGCGGTCTGGCGGCCCGGGTGTTCGCGACCACCACCCTGCACAGGATCGAGCTGCGCGCCAACCTGGACAACACCGCCTCCCTCCGGGTCGCGGAGAAGGCCGGGTTCGTCAGGGAGGGGGTGCTGCGCGCCGCCGGGACGAACGCCGACGGCCCGTGCGACCTTGTGGTGTTCGGCCTGCTCAGAACCGATCGGGCCTGA
- a CDS encoding nicotinate-nucleotide--dimethylbenzimidazole phosphoribosyltransferase → MTILEQTIAAIRPADPVAVAEARAHQDRLTKPRGALGALEEVAVRLAGAAAVSPPPLPAPAALAIFAADHGVHAQGVSPWPQEVTLQMVGNFLAGGAVANAFATQVGASVTVVDVGVAADLDPAPGLRISKVAYGTADLSQGPAMTAEQVTAALEAGVVVARELVEQGARCLITGDMGIANTTASAALICAFTGQDAAVATGRGTGVDDETLERKVEVVRRALLANGLTGGPDGAASPGAQTAHAAQMPQMVHIEQKEYKEQSAQIEQTAQAASAMKTLAAVGGLEHAAIAGFILGGAAAGVPVILDGVIAGSAALAAAALAPAVVDHCVAGHRSAEPGHAVALSHLGLRPLVELELRLGEGTGGLLAYPLVCAAVRVMHEVATFDSAGVSDKEA, encoded by the coding sequence ATGACCATCCTTGAGCAGACCATTGCCGCGATCCGGCCGGCCGATCCGGTGGCCGTCGCAGAGGCACGTGCCCACCAGGACCGTCTGACCAAACCCCGAGGCGCGCTGGGCGCGCTGGAGGAGGTGGCGGTACGGCTGGCCGGAGCCGCGGCCGTCAGCCCGCCGCCGCTTCCCGCTCCGGCGGCCTTGGCGATCTTCGCGGCCGACCACGGCGTCCACGCTCAGGGGGTGAGCCCGTGGCCGCAGGAGGTCACCCTCCAGATGGTCGGCAACTTCCTCGCGGGCGGCGCCGTGGCCAACGCCTTCGCGACACAGGTCGGCGCCTCGGTGACGGTCGTGGACGTCGGGGTGGCCGCCGACCTCGATCCGGCGCCCGGCCTGAGGATCAGCAAGGTCGCGTACGGCACGGCCGACCTGTCCCAGGGGCCGGCGATGACCGCCGAGCAGGTGACCGCGGCCCTGGAGGCCGGGGTGGTCGTGGCTCGCGAGCTCGTGGAGCAGGGGGCCCGCTGCCTGATCACCGGAGACATGGGCATCGCCAACACCACGGCCTCCGCCGCCCTGATCTGCGCGTTCACCGGGCAGGACGCGGCCGTCGCGACGGGCAGGGGGACCGGCGTCGACGACGAGACGCTGGAGCGCAAGGTCGAGGTGGTCCGGCGGGCTCTCCTCGCGAACGGCCTGACGGGCGGACCGGACGGCGCCGCCTCCCCGGGGGCGCAGACGGCCCATGCAGCACAAATGCCGCAAATGGTACATATAGAGCAAAAAGAATATAAAGAACAGTCAGCTCAAATAGAGCAAACGGCGCAGGCAGCATCGGCCATGAAGACGCTGGCCGCGGTCGGCGGCCTGGAGCACGCGGCGATCGCGGGCTTCATCCTGGGCGGCGCGGCCGCCGGGGTGCCGGTCATCCTGGACGGCGTCATCGCGGGCTCGGCGGCGCTGGCGGCGGCGGCGCTGGCCCCCGCAGTCGTGGACCACTGCGTGGCCGGACACCGTTCCGCGGAGCCGGGCCACGCCGTCGCGCTGAGCCACCTGGGCCTGCGTCCCCTGGTCGAGCTGGAACTCCGGCTCGGCGAGGGCACCGGCGGCCTGCTCGCTTACCCGCTTGTTTGCGCGGCTGTCAGGGTCATGCACGAGGTGGCGACCTTCGATTCGGCCGGTGTCAGCGACAAGGAGGCCTGA